The DNA window TCAGGGTTGATACCGATATATCAGGGTTCCAGAGAAACCCAAGTAGTAGTTGCACTTGTGCACAAGGCAGAAGGGGCAGAGGTACCACGGTACCGCTAGCGAGATGTCAGGCTTGGTACCGATAGACTGGTGCCAGAGGTCTGGGTAGGCAGGCTATCAGGGTCAGTACATGTATACCAGGGTTCCAGAGAACCCCAGATAGCAGTTGCACCTGTGAGCTAGGCAACTGGAGCATGAGGCAACCTTCCTCTTCCCCTGCTTGCCAGCTTGGAAAGAAGGGGGGAGGAGGTAACAGCACTCGCCGACAAAGACAAAAACGAGGACAACAATGacgacttccttctcctcttcttgaatTTGCCGAGTGTGCCTTCAGCAACAGTAGTAGAGAACTCAATCCCGATACTGCATGAAGGGTTACCATGGGAGTACGAGCAGTACTACAGCTAGCATACACTGTGGCCGGTAACTTGTCCCAGAAAAGGTCGGAGCACATACCAGCAAGCCCCTTGAGCCTAAGAGTGATCAGTAAGTTCAAAAGACACTCGGATCTCCAGAGAGTAAAGACTATCCAAacaggaatatgaaaaatgaagtgTATGAGACATTGGTGAAGAAACTTCGAGAAGGATGGGAGTGCTACCCGTGACACGGTAACCAAGAAGATAAAcaacaagaaggaaaagataaaggTTGAAAATTCATAGAAGTCTGGGGCAGCTACAGATGAGGTCTATCGTCCAAGTCTGTGGTACTATGAACAGCTTTTATTCCTTCAAGACCAAGAAACACCAAGATCATCATCAAATATTGAAGAGGTATGTAAACACCTTTAATTACCATATTAACCCTTTCACGCTCGTGGGGCTTCTTTGCAGCCTTTTCTTGGAATCAAAGTATTCAACAGAGCTCtagaagaatataaaaacaatttaaaaatgtaaagacTTGCCCAATGGTCCCTTTGTCATACATATACCCTTCCTAATCTGAACAAAATAGCCTAATAATTACCAGAAAACAGAATTGTGTCACCTGAGCATGAAAGGAATAATACTCAGTAAATATATAGGTAATAATTCATTATACTGGATATGCACACCTTTATTTCATAATTGCCTGTAATACATGTAAATGCATTTTCTTACATAACCCTCACACATTACAATGATATAAAAGATCTACTGTTGGCATACAGATTGACATAAGCAGTAATAAACAGTAAGTGATAAAGAGTTTACCACGTATGTGGATATTTAGCCTGAGCAATGACTCATCATTATATCATCATCCTGCCAATCAATCCTACCCTCCTGATTAAGGCACTCCAAATACAAGTTACATACTTCCTTTGCCTCATAGCTAATGTGTCTATGCTCCATATCTAATGAGGTGAATGTCTTTTCCATTTCCTCCTTTAGCTGGGTATCAGAATGGATGTTGCTGGGCCTGTTATTATGGGTACCCCTCTCTCGCCAAAGTAAGTTGTGCAATATACAGCAAGCCTTGACCACAGAAACTGCATTCTCGTGTCGAGATTTATGGGGGAATGGAATATGCAGAATTTTGAAGCTAATATTCTGAATGTACTCTCCACAAAGCAGCAAGTACAAGACAATCTATAATTGAATActtgttcctcctcctttcctgttGTGTGACTAAATGGTTTCAGAAAATTTGGTCTCATTGCAAATGCGTCGTCACCAACGAATACATATGGCAAGGTCCGATTTGAGGATCTAATTTTTACAGGATCTGGTATATTCAGTGTTGTTGGCTAGCTTCTCCCCAAACTTTGTGTTCTCAATTACACCACTGTCTGAAATTCTCCCATAGTGCCAAAGTCACACAATATAAATTCATAATCTGCGCTAACAACTGCCATGAGAACCATGTTGTGAAATCCTTTGTAATTGTAAAAGAAAGATCCTGAATTAGGGAGAGGAACAATAGCTACATGATTCCTGTCTACAGCGCCCAGGCAATTAGGGAACTGCCACATTTCTTCGAAGTCTTGACCAATCTGGCACCACTCCTCCTTCTCGGCAGCTCCCTCTCTGATACCACCTTCCCCATTGCTGGCCGAGAGTAGACTAACCTGATTTTACTCAGGCCACCTGCGTAATGTATGGGTACGGTTTCGGTCATCTGGCCACTGAAGCTCCACCCCCAACCAGAGACCTGCAGGTAGTACCTTGTGTGAATGGGGCCCCTTAGATGCAGAATTTTAAGGACTGGCACTCTCGCAGCCCCAAAACGTGAGACTCCAGAGGAGACTGCGAATCGGTTCCTTGCCATGGGCAGGAAGAGTCAACGAGAGAACTATTGCCTTCCTGGAGAGAGGCAGTCCCTTagtagaagtcccgcaggactcccgaagggaacctcttccctgcttctcCAGGAGTTCCAACTCTTGAGATCAAGAAACCAAATTGGGGACCAATCCGAGCACTGGTAGGCGCTCCTCGAGCGCctgtagtgctggcaggaagagccgagaaacctgggtgccttggccctttctctcgcgCTGCTCCTGAACTGGGATGGGAAGATATGcgcatttgcatatctttctctttccagtgattttttttttttttttttttttttaaactggacaaccttaaagtttgcccattCTAGGGGGTGCTTAATATACATTTCAGCTGTGCCTGTAAGGCTTAACTTTGAACTGGGGCTAACTAAACAGCAATTGGGAaactaatgacatatatctacaATTAGCAAGCACTGAGCCCCAAGATGAATATCACAGCTATAGTGCCAACCAGTGTACCCTGGTAGTGTCCTGACACTAAACTATTACACCATTACATTAAGCTaattaccccctttttttaaatgaagatgaaaatgagtcaagaaagGCTCAATTCACTTCTAACCTACTAAACCTAACCGATCAAGGTGAAGTTACCCTAAATCCATGTACACCTGACCTTTAACCTCTAGATGAACTCTAGTACAAATATTTGGCATTTTTGGTGGCCATTTTGGATACACTGATAGCCCTCTTGGATATTTCTAGGCAACAAAATTACATATCTCAGTACTTAAAGACTTACTTTCAATATATGAACATAACCTGTAAGTGACTGAGGAATTCCAATGCAATTAagcaattattcattttcatatagcTAAAggaagccattttgaaaacctgctggccatcttggaaaatgacaaaattaggTGTGGCCAGGGGTTACTGAGGAGAAAGAAGGCCaagaaaaattatagcaaattTCTTGCTTGTATCACCActaacttttttcccattatttagaAGCTACCCGTTCAACTGTGGTGACCTAAGTTAGCCCAGGGGGGGTGGAAAGATCTGGGGGGCGGTGAGGAAGAAGGGGGCGGTAGGGGGTCGGCAGTCCGAAGTCGAAGTCAGAAGTTCGAACGTTTGTTTGACGATTTGTACACAACGTGCAGCAGGACGAGTCAGTGGACGACGCATCAGGGTCCGGTTACTGCACGCCGCTCTGGCCCAGTCAGATCCGACAGCATATGACTACAAAAGCAAAAGCTCAGGTTTGTAATTTCAAGCTTGTAATGTTCAGAATTTCATCATATAATAAAGATATCATGGAAGGACGCCAAAGGGTTTCACCATTAAATTTAATTTGGAAGTGTTACTGTGCTAAGGCTGTCCTTGCACATGCTTACACCACTCTTCACAGGAGTATTTGGTGATGGTTAATGGAGGTGGTGGTTAGGGTGGTGCATTCACtgatatatattgttacgaatgTATATGACTTTGTAcctgtgtgtgcatgagtgtgtgtgcgtatgtgcgtgtgtcaTTGTGTGGGTGGCGAGGGCGGCGTGCCTTAGATCACGTCCGCCACCATTTTCTATGtcagtaaatggaagaaaatgaatacgtgaaagggtaaacttgcttTTCATACCTTCAATGTTGTCATTTTTGTCTTTAAGTAGGCCTATTTATGAAATGAGATAAaatgctgtattttacatggttttatttttgttccagaaTAAAGTATGGCCTCAGTacagcaaacaaaaaaagaagtgtcAGCAATATAGTGTGAATATCTGAAATATGGATTTGTCACAGCACCACACAACCAACAGCAACCAATGTGTCTACTGTGTGATAGAGTGTTTTCAAATGAAGCTATGAAACCTTCGAGGCTTTTGGAACATTTGAAGAAAATGCACTCTGATAAAGCAGACAAAAAACTTGGCATATTTCAGTCACTCCGAGACAACGTTCGGAAACGGAAAACCATTGGAAATATATTTGCCAGCACTTTACAACAATCCACTGACGGTTTGCGGCGTCATACAACATCTCTTTGCTGATTGCTAGATCTGGTAAGCCTCATACAATTGGAGAAGAGCTTATTCTACCAGCAGTAAGAGGTTCTGCACACAGTTGTACACAAGTCACCTGACCAAATTATAAAGCTATTCCTCTCAGTGATAACTCTGTTCAGAGAAGAATAGATGAAATGgctgaaaatattgaagaaacaTTGTGTAACATGCTTAGGACAACAGAATTTAGTTTACAGTTAGATGAGTCCACTCTGCCAGGCAATGAATCTTTGCTTCTTGCTTATGTTCGTTTCGTCAAAGATGAAAGCTTGGTTCAAGAGCTGTTATTTGCAAGACAGCTTGAAACAGACACAAAAGGGGAGTCAGTATTTCGTGTCGATTTTTTCAAAGCGAAAGACATCCCACTTTCTAACATTCTTGCTTGTGCAACAGATGGGGCACCATCAATGGTAGGTCGTCATCGTGGCTTCATTAGTTTCTTGAAAAAAGCTGTACCTGGAGTACTTACAGTGCACTGTGTAATCCACAGGCAGCATCTGGTCCCAAAAAACCTGAGTGGTAGACTACACAAATCAATGAGTACTGTTATCacagcaataaataaaatcaaggcaCATGCCCTCAATTCCCGACTGTTTCGACAGCTCGgcactgataatgatgaagagttTGAACGTTTAGTGTTGCACACAGAAGTTAGATGGCTGTCAAAGGGAAACTGCCTGAGACGTTTCTATTCACTGTTTGATACAGTTGTTGAATTCTTCAAAGACTCCAATTCTGTTCTGTGTGATGAACTAAGAAACATGAAGCATGACATTGCTTATTTGGCAGATATATTCACAAAGTTCAATGAAGTTAATTTGCAGCTGCAAGGAAATGAGGCTAACCTAATTAAAGTCAAATCAGCTATCTCCACCTTCCTGGCCAAGTTACAGTTATTCAAACAAAACATAGCTCGTCATGCACTCTACCAGTTCCCAAGCCTCTCTGAATTGGATAAGGAAAAAGGCATACCAGACGATGACCTTCAAGTGTATTGTACACACCTGGATGAACTGCACAGAGACATGTCTGAGAGATTTGAGGACATTTTATTAATTGAAATACCAGACTGGGTGATCAATCCATTCCTAAATGTCGACGGTGAGGAAACTGGATTGGCAGAGGAAGAACTGATTTCAATTCAAAATGACATTGAGCTAAGGCCAAAGTTCAAAAAGTCATATCAAGATttttggttacaaaaaaaaatttctgactgcTATCAAGTGCTGTGGAACAAGGTCAAGATGTACTTTATTGCCTTCCCAACATCGTATTTAGTAGAACGGGGCTCCAGTGCAGTCGCCTTGCTTCTTTCCAAGCAAAGAAACCGACTGAAAATTACTGACCTCGGGGATCTACGACTTCTTAGTGAGTTTCAGCCTGATGTTGAGAAGCTTATGTCCCTGCACCAAGCACATCCATCCCATTAATATTAAGTGTGAGACAATGAAGGTTACTGGTGGAA is part of the Macrobrachium rosenbergii isolate ZJJX-2024 chromosome 9, ASM4041242v1, whole genome shotgun sequence genome and encodes:
- the LOC136841971 gene encoding protein FAM200C-like, with protein sequence MAENIEETLCNMLRTTEFSLQLDESTLPGNESLLLAYVRFVKDESLVQELLFARQLETDTKGESVFRVDFFKAKDIPLSNILACATDGAPSMVGRHRGFISFLKKAVPGVLTVHCVIHRQHLVPKNLSGRLHKSMSTVITAINKIKAHALNSRLFRQLGTDNDEEFERLVLHTEVRWLSKGNCLRRFYSLFDTVVEFFKDSNSVLCDELRNMKHDIAYLADIFTKFNEVNLQLQGNEANLIKVKSAISTFLAKLQLFKQNIARHALYQFPSLSELDKEKGIPDDDLQVYCTHLDELHRDMSERFEDILLIEIPDWVINPFLNVDGEETGLAEEELISIQNDIELRPKFKKSYQDFWLQKKISDCYQVLWNKVKMYFIAFPTSYLVERGSSAVALLLSKQRNRLKITDLGDLRLLSEFQPDVEKLMSLHQAHPSH